Proteins encoded together in one Micromonospora auratinigra window:
- a CDS encoding TetR/AcrR family transcriptional regulator, producing the protein MVAPSLRARVRASMIEEIKAVARRHLASDGANLSLRAVARDLGMVSSAIYRYFPSRDELLTALILEAYDALGDAVEAADAGVDRADLRGRWHAACRAARAWALAHPAEYALLYGSPVPGYAAPDETVAPASRPPLTLIGILRDGVADGRLTAPADDLPAPLRADLAELAAGLAPGLPEGLLARGMAGWTQLFGLISFELFGRINRALPHRDEYFAHQTGLMADLIGLPAA; encoded by the coding sequence TCGAAGAGATCAAGGCGGTGGCCCGCCGCCACCTGGCCAGCGACGGCGCCAACCTGTCGCTGCGCGCGGTCGCCCGCGACCTGGGCATGGTCTCGTCGGCGATCTACCGCTACTTCCCCAGCCGCGACGAGCTGCTCACCGCGCTGATCCTGGAGGCGTACGACGCGCTCGGCGACGCGGTGGAGGCGGCCGACGCCGGCGTCGACCGGGCCGACCTGCGCGGACGCTGGCACGCGGCCTGCCGGGCGGCCCGGGCCTGGGCGCTCGCCCACCCCGCCGAGTACGCGCTGCTCTACGGCAGCCCCGTCCCCGGGTACGCGGCCCCCGACGAGACGGTCGCCCCGGCCAGCCGTCCCCCGCTGACCCTGATCGGCATCCTGCGCGACGGGGTGGCCGACGGTCGGCTCACCGCACCCGCCGACGACCTGCCCGCACCGCTGCGCGCCGACCTCGCCGAGCTGGCCGCCGGCCTGGCGCCGGGGCTGCCCGAGGGGCTGCTGGCCCGGGGCATGGCCGGGTGGACGCAGCTCTTCGGGCTGATCAGCTTCGAGCTCTTCGGCCGGATCAACCGCGCCCTGCCGCACCGCGACGAGTACTTCGCGCACCAGACCGGCCTGATGGCCGACCTGATCGGCCTGCCCGCCGCGTGA
- a CDS encoding NAD(P)/FAD-dependent oxidoreductase: MREVDLAVIGAGPTGLFAAYYAGFRGLSVAVVDALPEPGGQVTAMYPEKLILDVAGFPAIKGRDLVANLVAQAAPFQPDYLLGTRAEKLSHLDGRPVLGLAGGEQLHCGAVVVTGGLGSFSPRPLPVADSFLGTGIVYFVPQPAALAGRDVLIVGGGDSAFDWAVTLAPIARSVTLVHRREKFRAHASTVARVAASPVRVVVNAEVTRLFGEDQVTGAELTVRGGAVETLPVDTVVAALGFTADLGPLAEWGLKLDRRHIVVDSAMATNLPRIFAAGDITEYPGKVRLIATGFGEAATAVNNAAVAIDPAAHLFPGHSSDGS; encoded by the coding sequence ATGCGCGAGGTCGATCTGGCCGTGATCGGAGCCGGTCCCACCGGGCTCTTCGCCGCGTACTACGCGGGGTTCCGGGGGCTGTCCGTGGCGGTGGTCGACGCGCTGCCGGAGCCGGGCGGGCAGGTGACCGCCATGTACCCGGAGAAGCTCATCCTCGACGTGGCCGGGTTCCCCGCCATCAAGGGCCGCGACCTGGTGGCGAACCTGGTCGCCCAGGCCGCGCCCTTCCAGCCCGACTACCTGCTCGGCACCCGGGCCGAGAAGCTCTCCCACCTCGACGGCCGGCCGGTGCTCGGGCTGGCCGGCGGCGAGCAGCTGCACTGCGGGGCGGTGGTGGTGACCGGCGGGCTGGGCAGCTTCTCGCCCCGGCCGCTGCCGGTCGCGGACAGCTTCCTCGGCACCGGGATCGTCTACTTCGTGCCGCAGCCGGCCGCGCTGGCCGGCCGGGACGTGCTCATCGTCGGCGGGGGCGACTCGGCGTTCGACTGGGCGGTGACGCTGGCCCCGATCGCCCGGTCGGTGACGCTGGTGCACCGGCGGGAGAAGTTCCGCGCGCACGCCTCGACCGTGGCCCGGGTCGCCGCCTCCCCGGTGCGGGTGGTGGTCAACGCCGAGGTGACCCGCCTGTTCGGCGAGGACCAGGTCACCGGCGCCGAGCTGACCGTACGCGGCGGCGCGGTGGAGACGCTGCCGGTGGACACGGTGGTCGCCGCGCTCGGCTTCACCGCCGACCTGGGGCCGCTCGCCGAGTGGGGGCTGAAGCTCGACCGGCGGCACATCGTGGTCGACAGCGCGATGGCGACCAACCTGCCCCGGATCTTCGCGGCCGGGGACATCACCGAGTACCCGGGCAAGGTGCGGCTGATCGCCACCGGGTTCGGCGAGGCGGCCACGGCGGTCAACAACGCGGCGGTCGCCATCGACCCGGCCGCGCACCTGTTCCCCGGGCACTCCTCGGACGGGAGCTGA